The following are encoded together in the Flavobacterium sp. TR2 genome:
- the murA gene encoding UDP-N-acetylglucosamine 1-carboxyvinyltransferase: protein MGIFKIEGGTPLKGEITPQGAKNEALQILCAVLLTGEKVKINNIPDIIDINKLITLLGNLGVKIQRNEPGSITFQADEVNVGYLETEAFKKEGGALRGSIMIVGPLLARFGKGYIPKPGGDKIGRRRLDTHFEGFINLGAKFRYNREDHFYGVETPEEGLKGTDMLLDEASVTGTANIVMAAVLAKGTTTVYNAACEPYLQQLCKMLNSMGAKITGVGSNLLTIEGVESLGGCEHRILPDMIEIGSWIGLAAMTKSEITIKNVSWENLGLIPNTFRKLGITVEKRNDDIYIPAHKDGYEVKTDIDGSILTIADAPWPGFTPDLLSIVLVVATQAKGDVLIHQKMFESRLFFVDKLIDMGAKIMLCDPHRAVVMGHNFESQLKATTMSSPDIRAGISLLIAALSAKGTSTIQNIEQIDRGYERIDERLRAIGAKIVRA from the coding sequence ATGGGAATTTTTAAAATCGAAGGAGGTACTCCTTTAAAAGGAGAAATCACTCCGCAAGGAGCAAAAAATGAGGCATTACAAATTTTATGTGCCGTGCTTCTAACAGGAGAGAAAGTGAAAATTAATAACATTCCTGATATTATAGACATCAATAAATTAATCACTTTGTTGGGGAATTTAGGGGTTAAAATTCAACGTAACGAACCAGGTTCAATTACTTTTCAAGCTGATGAAGTTAATGTAGGCTATTTAGAAACTGAAGCTTTCAAAAAAGAAGGAGGAGCGCTTCGTGGTTCAATTATGATTGTTGGTCCGCTTTTGGCTCGTTTCGGAAAAGGATATATTCCTAAGCCAGGTGGAGATAAAATCGGTCGCCGTAGATTAGATACACACTTTGAAGGGTTTATTAACCTTGGAGCAAAATTCAGATATAATAGAGAAGATCATTTTTACGGAGTAGAAACTCCTGAAGAAGGTCTTAAAGGTACAGATATGCTTCTTGATGAGGCTTCTGTAACTGGAACCGCAAACATTGTAATGGCTGCCGTTTTAGCAAAAGGAACGACTACAGTTTACAACGCTGCTTGCGAACCTTACTTACAGCAATTATGCAAGATGCTAAACTCTATGGGAGCTAAAATTACTGGAGTTGGGTCTAACTTATTGACTATAGAAGGTGTTGAAAGCCTTGGAGGATGCGAGCACAGAATTCTTCCTGATATGATTGAAATTGGTTCTTGGATTGGTCTTGCGGCTATGACAAAAAGCGAAATCACAATCAAAAATGTAAGCTGGGAAAACTTAGGTTTGATTCCAAATACTTTTAGAAAACTAGGAATTACCGTTGAAAAACGTAATGATGATATTTATATTCCTGCTCATAAAGATGGATATGAAGTAAAAACAGATATTGACGGTTCTATTTTAACTATTGCCGATGCGCCTTGGCCAGGATTTACGCCTGACTTGTTAAGCATCGTTTTGGTTGTGGCAACTCAAGCAAAAGGAGATGTTTTAATTCACCAAAAAATGTTCGAAAGCCGTTTATTCTTCGTAGATAAGCTAATCGATATGGGAGCAAAAATTATGTTATGCGATCCGCACAGAGCTGTGGTTATGGGGCATAATTTCGAATCTCAATTGAAAGCAACTACAATGTCATCTCCAGATATTCGTGCAGGAATCTCATTGTTGATTGCGGCGCTTTCTGCAAAAGGAACAAGTACGATCCAGAATATTGAACAAATCGATCGAGGATATGAGCGTATCGATGAGCGTTTGAGAGCAATCGGCGCAAAAATCGTGAGAGCTTAA
- a CDS encoding DUF4290 domain-containing protein — protein MIEKYKREAAKDVVYNLEYNSERQRLIIPEYGRHLQKLIDQATAIEDDETRNKAAKYIIQVMGSLNPHLRDVPDFQHKLWDQLFIMSDFKLNVESPYPIPSRDVLQLKPETLQYPQNFPKYRFYGNNIKYMIEVANKWEEGEMKNALIMVIANHMKKSFLSWNKDTVKDDVIFEHLYELSGGKINLLHSTEELLNTTDLMRTNKRMSNKTASGAQPKTQNNKNNKGGQKKNFQKNNNQK, from the coding sequence ATGATCGAAAAATATAAAAGAGAAGCCGCAAAAGATGTTGTCTATAATTTGGAATATAATTCTGAAAGACAGCGCTTAATTATCCCAGAATATGGTCGTCATTTGCAAAAACTTATTGATCAGGCAACTGCAATCGAAGATGATGAAACGCGCAATAAAGCCGCAAAATATATCATTCAGGTTATGGGAAGCCTAAATCCGCATTTGCGAGATGTGCCAGATTTTCAGCATAAGCTTTGGGATCAGCTTTTTATTATGTCAGATTTCAAGCTGAATGTAGAATCGCCTTATCCGATTCCGTCTAGAGATGTTTTGCAGTTAAAACCAGAGACTTTGCAGTATCCGCAGAACTTTCCAAAATACAGATTTTATGGTAACAACATTAAATATATGATTGAGGTTGCCAATAAATGGGAAGAAGGCGAAATGAAAAATGCATTGATAATGGTCATTGCCAATCATATGAAAAAATCGTTCTTAAGCTGGAACAAAGACACCGTAAAAGACGATGTGATTTTTGAACATTTATATGAATTATCTGGCGGTAAAATCAATTTGCTGCACAGTACAGAAGAATTGCTGAATACAACAGACTTAATGCGTACCAATAAGCGTATGTCTAATAAAACAGCTTCTGGCGCACAGCCAAAAACTCAGAATAACAAGAATAACAAAGGCGGTCAAAAAAAGAATTTTCAAAAAAACAATAATCAAAAATAA
- a CDS encoding DUF493 family protein produces the protein MENDKEKNTAEFYERLKLELDNANTWPAEYLYKFIVPSVADNVERVEKAFDRMGAVIKTTKSKTGKFTSVSVDVTMHSSDDVISKYKEVSTIEGIVSL, from the coding sequence ATGGAGAACGATAAAGAAAAAAATACAGCCGAATTTTACGAAAGACTGAAATTGGAGCTTGATAATGCAAATACTTGGCCAGCAGAATACTTGTACAAATTTATTGTGCCATCTGTGGCAGATAATGTCGAGCGTGTTGAGAAAGCTTTTGATAGAATGGGGGCGGTGATTAAAACAACAAAATCGAAAACGGGTAAGTTTACCAGTGTTTCTGTAGATGTTACTATGCACAGCTCAGATGATGTGATCAGTAAATACAAAGAAGTTTCTACAATTGAAGGTATAGTTTCATTATAA